Part of the Citrus sinensis cultivar Valencia sweet orange chromosome 2, DVS_A1.0, whole genome shotgun sequence genome, CATAAGCCACGATGATGAGCATCCAAgattaaaataagaagaagataTCATATATAGAAGAGTGACAACCGCATCACCTTCTTTTActtatcacttttttttattaattacatctttCGACCTACACATTACAACGATGCTTCAACACGGCAAATGTTATGGATCACAGACACGTGCCTACTTaggtttttgaaaatatatttttgaaaaatttagaagaaTGGACCAACTCTAgggttgattatttttaattgagtaGCCAAAAAGgtggatatttttttaacataaatactAAATTACTATAAGTAAATTTTCGCAATAGATATACTGTCAacgtataaaatataaaaatactctttgaattttcatGGATTGGGTGATTGACAAATTCACTAGTTGTTAACTATCTGTTGATCGTTTATAGAATGGGCGATTAATAAAAATACGTCAATCGCAAGTTGCGTGCTTGTCAAGCAATCGATAACTTGTTGATTGTTAGTCTAGAGATGTCGATTTTGTctgaattttctattttttgttactacaatattaaaagaatattaataataagtcGGCGACTTTTATAAGTTAgactataattttaaaccaTGTTTGTGGTTCttcctaaatttaaattttcctaGAAACTAAAACCCTAGGCCTGAACGGAGGAATTATTTGTGTTCTTTCCTAGTGATAGAGGGACAAGATATCCTGTTTCCTTATAAATCGTTTGCCCCCAAAAAAGGGATAAAACACTGATGCTTATCGGTAATTTTTCATCATCACAAATTAAAGTCGGTTAAAAGTTGCCAATTTTAATAGGAAACCTTCTCTTAATACCGGTGAATTTCatatagagaaaataaatctcTGTGATcttatttattcttatataatagtaataatgtCTTAATGTAACACCATCTCTTTAAATGAATTtgcatatgtatgtatatctATCTCTCATTACTTGGGATCTCGAATCTCCCTCCTCCTCCTCGTTTGTCTCGAATGGCAGCAAAAGCAGAGTCCTCTCGTTCTTTACCTCCTTCGTGGGTCTCCTCCACTGTTATTATGCCAAAGAAAAAACCCAAAGGAACAGGCCGCAAGAAGATCGAGATAAAAAGGATAGAAAATAACTCTAGCCGTAAAGTTGCGTTCTCCAAGCGCCGTAAGGGCATGTTTAAAAAGGCCAGTGAACTCTGCCGGTTATGTGACGCTGAGATTGCTATAATTGTCTTCTCCCCCAAGGGCAGGCTCTATAGTTTTGGCGATCATGTTATCGATAAGTTTATCGAGGACGAAATAGTTTCAGATATtcactcttcttcttcttcttcaaaggAAGCGATAAAAGAAAACGACTGCGTTACGGAGTTGACGGGCGAAGAGAAATCCGAAGAGGAAGACATGCACAAAGAACAAACAGAATTGGAGTTTTGGTGGGAACAGTCGATAGAGGATTTGAATATGGAAGAGCTTGAGAAATATAAATCTTGTTTGGAGGAATTGAGAAGCAATGTTGCCATGAAAGTAGAGGAGATGGTCATGCGCAGGACTTGCGAGAAGGACTTTTTGGGTATAAGAGATAAGGCCTGACGTATACATACTCTTCATTTTTAAGttagtttaaatttatttattttcagtaaaaaaagaaaaagaaaaagaaattctggCTTATGTTTCTGTTCATTAGTCTGTCCTGTTTACTCATTTACCATGAACTTGAGAGCCTATCTCCACAATGTGCCATTGTCAACGCTGTAAATTTGAAGTTCATATCATATGCTTGGGCCGGGCCGGGGGTGACTTTTGGGTGAATCCTTGCGCTATGGTATCGCTCCAACcaaatacttttttattattaaattttatccaataatattttcatcttcatataataaaaattttgaaatatttgaggAAACTTATTAAATGGGTACTTTATTGAAATAACTTGTATGTCGTTGTTTTCCTATTTATGAATCACCATTgctttctatttttcatttgaactCGGTCAAGAACATAGAGAAGATTATTTAAGTTCAGCAGCAATAATTCTATATTTTGGTGACCATATCGTTCGCATACGAAGGAatcagagaagaaaatgaaggaattgcGGGTTATGTGTTGCAAATATTGCTACTTTATAgttttggttaaaattttgcTGACCAAGAATCGTCGAAGATGAGTCGATGACGACGATTGGCTCTAATGGTGGGCATCGGTTCGGCTcgctataaaaaataaaccaaaacttTTGGTTCTGTTCGGtacaagatttttaaaaaccgATAAGAATTTGAACAAAATACGAAGCCAACTGATTCGATTTGGTTCTGTTTGGTTCGAGCTGAGAACAGGTACCGATCGGTATTTCGGTTCCACAATTAACTGCTTTCCTGTATATTCAGTCTATAATAGTTTTCACCAATTACTACCACGTTCATGAACCAATTTGCAAAACACAAATATCATTACAGAAATTGTAAAacacaaattacaaatataattagaCACGGCACACGGTGTTtgttgtgtttgtgtttgggcggatatttttattattaacaactATGAAGACAGCCGACAGTCGTAGTGGAACTGAAGATGAAGAGCAGCGACAATAGCACAGtcagcgagaattgaatatgaagatgaagaatcGAGGCTTggaatgaagatgatgaagagagGCTTAAGATGAAGCTGAAGAAATGAAGATGTCGGTTGCAATTGGATTTAGCAAAAATAGAGTTTTGCGTTTTTGGTTTGATTATTTtgcgtgtgtgtatatattattgttatggTGTGTTATGATGTATTATAAGTCCATGAGCTTGCCTATTATATTCTCTTATATTATGCCACGTGGCGTTGTTCAAAATTTACCATTGGGTTATTTGGTTCGTTTTCTATTATGAGATTCTAAACCGAGAACTGTTCGGTTCGGATTAATATAATCggttttttaagttaaaaagttACCaaacagaaattaaaaaaaaaaaaaaattaaaacgaaTTGGTATTTTTGGGCTTGGTCCGTTCTACCCACCCATAATTCAATTTTCGTGGCAAGAGTTTTAGAGATGGTAAAAAAGTTCGGGCTTAGCCCGGCCTGTAAATGGTCCATCTAAACGCGCATGCTTTAAGCTTGATCTGCAGTTAATAAACTTAgttatggattgaaaatttaaaaactcacAGAACATAAATCTAGGATTGTATAATTAATGTGAATCAATCCCCGATACACATTAAGAAAGTGAGTGTGTGTACTAGGAGCCGTAATTTGTGACATAAGTCAGTTtaacacaaaattaataagCCTAGGTTGCTCTAAAATGAACTGAATAATTGggctctatatatatatatatatatattcaaatacaCTCTGTTACATTTgcaaatttttagaaatagtagtgcaattaattttctaaaaaataagtttaaaacAGGTCAAGAAAGTGAAGGTTAATGCGTGCTTAATACTGAATAAACTCAAGTGAGATTCCACGTGAATCCAATCGCCAGCCATTTGTGTAATTAGAACTTCGTTTGGCCTTCGTGGCACGTCTTTATCATATTCATCATAGCCTCGTATAAAAACGATCTTTATCCTGTGTACATTATTTGATCCAATCATCCAAACAGAATCCTTGAGCGTTGAGTGGAATTTTGAACAGTTAAAGTGAGATCAGTGACCCTAATGCTGCCCGTACCGCTCTGCCAGCGACTTATATAATTCCAATTTGCACGTGAAAGGGTCAGTTCGGTAATTTCATACACTCAAAACAACCCAGTTTCTCACTTCCCTCCATTCGACTAGCCTTCCAATGGAATCACCACCGTCAAGATCAGTGGCCCTAATTTTCAATCATGGGCACACTCGAAATCGACGTCCAAGATTTGAATGAACCCATCAATGCTCTATATGTCCCGTGCATTTTATTGGGAATCTACTGACAGCTAATATGCCAGTCCTTTGCGCCCTGCTCTCGACAGTGAAAAAACCCAGAACTGCTCAGCTCAGATACAAAGATAGCTTGCAAAAGAAAGTGAGATTAGATTTAGAGAGAAAAGATAcaacctttttctttctctctgcTCTCTTTTAGATCTGTAAATccgataaaaatttaatcataaagATCATTTCCTTTGaaagtttttcaaagaaaagagaatactctccaagaaaatgagGGACAGCAGAGTACTCTGTTCTCTCATTGCTCTACTATTGTCTCTTGCTGTTCATGGCGTCTATGGTGACAGCCCTTACAGATTCTTCACGTGGAAAATCACCTACGGTGATATCTACCCTCTTGGTGTGAAGCAGCAGGTAACTCTTCTTTCATGCTCATTGTTTCTTGGTAATGTTGATGTGTTGTCTGAAAACACTTTCCTTGTTTCCGAAAGCAAAGGAAGTATACGGAAAAGCTGAATGTGGGGAAAATGTTGTAGGGAATCTTGATTAATGGACAGTTTCCAGGACCTCAGATCGACGCAGTTACCAATGATAACTTGATTATTAGTGTTTACAATTACCTAAGAGAGCCATTCCTCATCTCTTGGTAAGTGTATCGATTTTGGttctgtttattttctttctacgTTTCAGGGTTATTCTATGTTCTGGGTTTCCCCCAAAAAATGTAGGAAAATGAAATGTATGAAAAGTAAGTCTAAGGCTCCTGGATGTTTAATGTTCTTCATGAATCTTGTCCTTGTTTCTTACTACCATTTGGTTCCTCAAGAATATTCATCATTCGAGGACACATGAAACGTAACTCACGTggttacacacacacacatatattgtttatttttattctctttcatTTACTCTAGAGTGTAAATGTGATTTAGATAGAAGGGATTTCATATAATGGCATGAATAGATTTGATCGAAAAAGAGCAGACAAAAATGTGGCTATAGCTGATCTGTGGATAGGAACTTGCCATTAGTGGGAAATGGTAGCCTTATTTCTTACTTTGTTTTCGGTATTTAAATGACACCTATGCCCTTCGTCATTGACATATCAAATTATTCTCATTATTTTGGCTGAATGGTGGAAATGTAATTTGCTTATGCTATGCCTTTCCAGCCACTTTGGTCAATAAAGAAACACAAAAAAGCTAAATAAGAGGTGGGGACGATGACTGAAACTTTGCCCATCTATCCACTAGTGTTTGTCTAGGTTAGTTTTGTTCAGATCTCACTTGCATTTTGCATTCAGTTGGAATCTGGTGTGGTCATCAATGCCGTGCATGTTTAGTCTTAATTTTCTAACTGTTGACCCTC contains:
- the LOC102613118 gene encoding agamous-like MADS-box protein AGL28, which gives rise to MYIYLSLLGISNLPPPPRLSRMAAKAESSRSLPPSWVSSTVIMPKKKPKGTGRKKIEIKRIENNSSRKVAFSKRRKGMFKKASELCRLCDAEIAIIVFSPKGRLYSFGDHVIDKFIEDEIVSDIHSSSSSSKEAIKENDCVTELTGEEKSEEEDMHKEQTELEFWWEQSIEDLNMEELEKYKSCLEELRSNVAMKVEEMVMRRTCEKDFLGIRDKA